In one window of Macadamia integrifolia cultivar HAES 741 chromosome 2, SCU_Mint_v3, whole genome shotgun sequence DNA:
- the LOC122067870 gene encoding LRR receptor kinase BAK1-like isoform X3, translating to MRAMEQEIATSVLLWLVLVFHPLTKICANSEGDALHALRTNLQDPTNVLQSWDPTLVNPCTWFHVTCDNDNSVIRVDLGNANLYGQLVPQLGLLTNLQYLELFSNNISGIIPSELGNLTNLVSLDLYLNGFSGSIPDSLGKLTKLRVLRLNDNNLTGEIPMSLTNIIALQVLDLSNNCLSGVVPDGGAFSLFTPISFSNNLNLCGLVNGHPCPGSALSSPPPPRPLSSPPSVPPPGENSANGATADVVAFGSGLLFAAPAIGFALWRQCQRRRKPKQHFIDVPAEDPEFHLGQLKRFSLQELKVATDSFSNKNILGRGGFGKVYKGRLADGQPVAVKRQKEERTPGGELWFQTEVEMISTAVHRNLLRLRGFCVTPTERLLVYPYMANGSVASRLGECPPGEPPLDWATRKRIALGSARGISYLHDHCDPKIIHRDIKAANVFLDEKFEAVVGDFGLAKRMDCKDTHVTTALRGTIGHISPEYFSTGRSSEKTDVFGYGIMLLEFVTGQRAFDLARRRNKDDIMLLDWVKGLLKEKKLDMLVDPDLRNNYVESEVEQLIQVALLCTQGSPMDRPKMSEVVRMLEGDGLAERWEEWQKVEVVRQEVELAPHWNSLWIVSSTDNRHAVELSGPR from the exons GTGATGCTTTGCATGCCCTACGAACAAATTTACAAGATCCTACTAATGTCCTGCAGAGTTGGGATCCGACCCTTGTCAATCCCTGCACATGGTTCCATGTTACATGTGACAACGATAACAGCGTTATCAGAGT TGATCTAGGGAATGCAAACTTGTATGGTCAACTTGTCCCACAACTTGGCCTTCTTACAAATCTGCAGTACTT GGAACTTTTTAGTAATAACATCAGTGGAATTATTCCCAGTGAGCTTGGGAATCTGACAAATTTGGTGAGCTTGGATCTTTATTTGAACGGCTTCTCTGGTTCCATTCCTGACAGCTTGGGGAAGCTGACCAAGCTGCGGGTCCT CCGGCTTAACGACAACAACTTGACGGGTGAAATTCCAATGTCTTTGACTAATATCATCGCCCTGCAAGTTCT GGATCTGTCTAATAACTGCCTATCAGGAGTTGTACCAGATGGTGGTGCCTTTTCATTGTTCACTCCCATTAG TTTTTCTAATAACCTGAATTTGTGTGGCCTGGTTAATGGGCATCCTTGCCCAGGATCTGCTCTATCTTCTCCACCCCCTCCCCGTCCTCTGTCTTCTCCACCCTCTGTCCCCCCTCCAG GAGAAAATAGTGCCAATGGAGCGACTGCTGATGTAGTGGCTTTTGGTTCTGGTTTATTGTTTGCTGCTCCGGCTATTGGGTTTGCATTGTGGCGTCAATGTCAACGTCGACGGAAACCAAAACAGCATTTCATTGATGTTCCTG CTGAGGATCCAGAATTTCATCTGGGCCAGCTGAAAAGATTTTCTCTGCAAGAACTCAAAGTTGCCACTGACAGCTTTAGCAACAAAAACATTCTGGGTAGAGGAGGATTTGGTAAGGTGTACAAAGGACGCTTAGCAGATGGTCAACCAGTTGCCGTAAAACGACAAAAAGAAGAGCGGACACCAGGTGGAGAGCTGTGGTTTCAGACGGAGGTAGAGATGATCAGCACGGCTGTGCACCGGAATTTGCTTCGGCTCCGAGGTTTTTGCGTGACACCAACTGAACGCCTGCTTGTTTATCCCTACATGGCTAATGGAAGTGTTGCATCACGTTTGGGAG AATGTCCACCAGGAGAACCACCTCTTGATTGGGCTACACGAAAACGGATTGCTTTGGGATCGGCTAGAGGGATTTCTTATTTACATGATCACTGTGACCCAAAGATCATTCACCGTGATATCAAAGCTGCAAATGTTTTTTTGGATGAGAAGTTTGAGGCTGTTGTTGGAGATTTCGGGTTGGCTAAACGTATGGACTGCAAAGATACTCATGTAACTACTGCTTTACGTGGCACAATTGGACATATATCCCCAGAATATTTTTCCACTGGGAGATCGTCAGAGAAGACCGATGTTTTTGGGTATGGGATCATGCTTCTTGAGTTTGTAACTGGACAGAGGGCATTTGATCTCGCTCGGCGTAGAAATAAGGATGACATCATGTTGCTGGATTGG GTAAAAGGACTTCTCAAAGAGAAGAAGTTGGACATGTTGGTCGATCCTGATCTCCGAAACAATTATGTTGAATCAGAAGTAGAGCAGTTAATCCAGGTCGCTTTGCTTTGTACACAAGGCTCTCCAATGGACCGGCCTAAGATGTCAGAGGTTGTGAGAATGCTTGAAGGTGATGGGTTGGCAGAGAGGTGGGAAGAGTGGCAGAAGGTGGAGGTGGTCCGCCAGGAGGTTGAGCTTGCCCCACACTGGAATTCCTTATGGATTGTCAGCTCTACTGACAATCGGCATGCTGTTGAATTATCTGGTCCAAGATGA
- the LOC122067870 gene encoding LRR receptor kinase BAK1-like isoform X2 encodes MRAREREIATSVLLWLVLVFHPLTKICANSEGDALHALRTNLQDPTNVLQSWDPTLVNPCTWFHVTCDNDNSVIRVDLGNANLYGQLVPQLGLLTNLQYLELFSNNISGIIPSELGNLTNLVSLDLYLNGFSGSIPDSLGKLTKLRVLRLNDNNLTGEIPMSLTNIIALQVLDLSNNCLSGVVPDGGAFSLFTPISFSNNLNLCGLVNGHPCPGSALSSPPPPRPLSSPPSVPPPGENSANGATADVVAFGSGLLFAAPAIGFALWRQCQRRRKPKQHFIDVPAEDPEFHLGQLKRFSLQELKVATDSFSNKNILGRGGFGKVYKGRLADGQPVAVKRQKEERTPGGELWFQTEVEMISTAVHRNLLRLRGFCVTPTERLLVYPYMANGSVASRLGGEPPLDWATRKRIALGSARGISYLHDHCDPKIIHRDIKAANVFLDEKFEAVVGDFGLAKRMDCKDTHVTTALRGTIGHISPEYFSTGRSSEKTDVFGYGIMLLEFVTGQRAFDLARRRNKDDIMLLDWVKGLLKEKKLDMLVDPDLRNNYVESEVEQLIQVALLCTQGSPMDRPKMSEVVRMLEGDGLAERWEEWQKVEVVRQEVELAPHWNSLWIVSSTDNRHAVELSGPR; translated from the exons GTGATGCTTTGCATGCCCTACGAACAAATTTACAAGATCCTACTAATGTCCTGCAGAGTTGGGATCCGACCCTTGTCAATCCCTGCACATGGTTCCATGTTACATGTGACAACGATAACAGCGTTATCAGAGT TGATCTAGGGAATGCAAACTTGTATGGTCAACTTGTCCCACAACTTGGCCTTCTTACAAATCTGCAGTACTT GGAACTTTTTAGTAATAACATCAGTGGAATTATTCCCAGTGAGCTTGGGAATCTGACAAATTTGGTGAGCTTGGATCTTTATTTGAACGGCTTCTCTGGTTCCATTCCTGACAGCTTGGGGAAGCTGACCAAGCTGCGGGTCCT CCGGCTTAACGACAACAACTTGACGGGTGAAATTCCAATGTCTTTGACTAATATCATCGCCCTGCAAGTTCT GGATCTGTCTAATAACTGCCTATCAGGAGTTGTACCAGATGGTGGTGCCTTTTCATTGTTCACTCCCATTAG TTTTTCTAATAACCTGAATTTGTGTGGCCTGGTTAATGGGCATCCTTGCCCAGGATCTGCTCTATCTTCTCCACCCCCTCCCCGTCCTCTGTCTTCTCCACCCTCTGTCCCCCCTCCAG GAGAAAATAGTGCCAATGGAGCGACTGCTGATGTAGTGGCTTTTGGTTCTGGTTTATTGTTTGCTGCTCCGGCTATTGGGTTTGCATTGTGGCGTCAATGTCAACGTCGACGGAAACCAAAACAGCATTTCATTGATGTTCCTG CTGAGGATCCAGAATTTCATCTGGGCCAGCTGAAAAGATTTTCTCTGCAAGAACTCAAAGTTGCCACTGACAGCTTTAGCAACAAAAACATTCTGGGTAGAGGAGGATTTGGTAAGGTGTACAAAGGACGCTTAGCAGATGGTCAACCAGTTGCCGTAAAACGACAAAAAGAAGAGCGGACACCAGGTGGAGAGCTGTGGTTTCAGACGGAGGTAGAGATGATCAGCACGGCTGTGCACCGGAATTTGCTTCGGCTCCGAGGTTTTTGCGTGACACCAACTGAACGCCTGCTTGTTTATCCCTACATGGCTAATGGAAGTGTTGCATCACGTTTGGGAG GAGAACCACCTCTTGATTGGGCTACACGAAAACGGATTGCTTTGGGATCGGCTAGAGGGATTTCTTATTTACATGATCACTGTGACCCAAAGATCATTCACCGTGATATCAAAGCTGCAAATGTTTTTTTGGATGAGAAGTTTGAGGCTGTTGTTGGAGATTTCGGGTTGGCTAAACGTATGGACTGCAAAGATACTCATGTAACTACTGCTTTACGTGGCACAATTGGACATATATCCCCAGAATATTTTTCCACTGGGAGATCGTCAGAGAAGACCGATGTTTTTGGGTATGGGATCATGCTTCTTGAGTTTGTAACTGGACAGAGGGCATTTGATCTCGCTCGGCGTAGAAATAAGGATGACATCATGTTGCTGGATTGG GTAAAAGGACTTCTCAAAGAGAAGAAGTTGGACATGTTGGTCGATCCTGATCTCCGAAACAATTATGTTGAATCAGAAGTAGAGCAGTTAATCCAGGTCGCTTTGCTTTGTACACAAGGCTCTCCAATGGACCGGCCTAAGATGTCAGAGGTTGTGAGAATGCTTGAAGGTGATGGGTTGGCAGAGAGGTGGGAAGAGTGGCAGAAGGTGGAGGTGGTCCGCCAGGAGGTTGAGCTTGCCCCACACTGGAATTCCTTATGGATTGTCAGCTCTACTGACAATCGGCATGCTGTTGAATTATCTGGTCCAAGATGA
- the LOC122067870 gene encoding LRR receptor kinase BAK1-like isoform X1 produces MRAREREIATSVLLWLVLVFHPLTKICANSEGDALHALRTNLQDPTNVLQSWDPTLVNPCTWFHVTCDNDNSVIRVDLGNANLYGQLVPQLGLLTNLQYLELFSNNISGIIPSELGNLTNLVSLDLYLNGFSGSIPDSLGKLTKLRVLRLNDNNLTGEIPMSLTNIIALQVLDLSNNCLSGVVPDGGAFSLFTPISFSNNLNLCGLVNGHPCPGSALSSPPPPRPLSSPPSVPPPGENSANGATADVVAFGSGLLFAAPAIGFALWRQCQRRRKPKQHFIDVPAEDPEFHLGQLKRFSLQELKVATDSFSNKNILGRGGFGKVYKGRLADGQPVAVKRQKEERTPGGELWFQTEVEMISTAVHRNLLRLRGFCVTPTERLLVYPYMANGSVASRLGECPPGEPPLDWATRKRIALGSARGISYLHDHCDPKIIHRDIKAANVFLDEKFEAVVGDFGLAKRMDCKDTHVTTALRGTIGHISPEYFSTGRSSEKTDVFGYGIMLLEFVTGQRAFDLARRRNKDDIMLLDWVKGLLKEKKLDMLVDPDLRNNYVESEVEQLIQVALLCTQGSPMDRPKMSEVVRMLEGDGLAERWEEWQKVEVVRQEVELAPHWNSLWIVSSTDNRHAVELSGPR; encoded by the exons GTGATGCTTTGCATGCCCTACGAACAAATTTACAAGATCCTACTAATGTCCTGCAGAGTTGGGATCCGACCCTTGTCAATCCCTGCACATGGTTCCATGTTACATGTGACAACGATAACAGCGTTATCAGAGT TGATCTAGGGAATGCAAACTTGTATGGTCAACTTGTCCCACAACTTGGCCTTCTTACAAATCTGCAGTACTT GGAACTTTTTAGTAATAACATCAGTGGAATTATTCCCAGTGAGCTTGGGAATCTGACAAATTTGGTGAGCTTGGATCTTTATTTGAACGGCTTCTCTGGTTCCATTCCTGACAGCTTGGGGAAGCTGACCAAGCTGCGGGTCCT CCGGCTTAACGACAACAACTTGACGGGTGAAATTCCAATGTCTTTGACTAATATCATCGCCCTGCAAGTTCT GGATCTGTCTAATAACTGCCTATCAGGAGTTGTACCAGATGGTGGTGCCTTTTCATTGTTCACTCCCATTAG TTTTTCTAATAACCTGAATTTGTGTGGCCTGGTTAATGGGCATCCTTGCCCAGGATCTGCTCTATCTTCTCCACCCCCTCCCCGTCCTCTGTCTTCTCCACCCTCTGTCCCCCCTCCAG GAGAAAATAGTGCCAATGGAGCGACTGCTGATGTAGTGGCTTTTGGTTCTGGTTTATTGTTTGCTGCTCCGGCTATTGGGTTTGCATTGTGGCGTCAATGTCAACGTCGACGGAAACCAAAACAGCATTTCATTGATGTTCCTG CTGAGGATCCAGAATTTCATCTGGGCCAGCTGAAAAGATTTTCTCTGCAAGAACTCAAAGTTGCCACTGACAGCTTTAGCAACAAAAACATTCTGGGTAGAGGAGGATTTGGTAAGGTGTACAAAGGACGCTTAGCAGATGGTCAACCAGTTGCCGTAAAACGACAAAAAGAAGAGCGGACACCAGGTGGAGAGCTGTGGTTTCAGACGGAGGTAGAGATGATCAGCACGGCTGTGCACCGGAATTTGCTTCGGCTCCGAGGTTTTTGCGTGACACCAACTGAACGCCTGCTTGTTTATCCCTACATGGCTAATGGAAGTGTTGCATCACGTTTGGGAG AATGTCCACCAGGAGAACCACCTCTTGATTGGGCTACACGAAAACGGATTGCTTTGGGATCGGCTAGAGGGATTTCTTATTTACATGATCACTGTGACCCAAAGATCATTCACCGTGATATCAAAGCTGCAAATGTTTTTTTGGATGAGAAGTTTGAGGCTGTTGTTGGAGATTTCGGGTTGGCTAAACGTATGGACTGCAAAGATACTCATGTAACTACTGCTTTACGTGGCACAATTGGACATATATCCCCAGAATATTTTTCCACTGGGAGATCGTCAGAGAAGACCGATGTTTTTGGGTATGGGATCATGCTTCTTGAGTTTGTAACTGGACAGAGGGCATTTGATCTCGCTCGGCGTAGAAATAAGGATGACATCATGTTGCTGGATTGG GTAAAAGGACTTCTCAAAGAGAAGAAGTTGGACATGTTGGTCGATCCTGATCTCCGAAACAATTATGTTGAATCAGAAGTAGAGCAGTTAATCCAGGTCGCTTTGCTTTGTACACAAGGCTCTCCAATGGACCGGCCTAAGATGTCAGAGGTTGTGAGAATGCTTGAAGGTGATGGGTTGGCAGAGAGGTGGGAAGAGTGGCAGAAGGTGGAGGTGGTCCGCCAGGAGGTTGAGCTTGCCCCACACTGGAATTCCTTATGGATTGTCAGCTCTACTGACAATCGGCATGCTGTTGAATTATCTGGTCCAAGATGA